In Gemmata obscuriglobus, a single genomic region encodes these proteins:
- a CDS encoding ComF family protein → MLRATSELIRHAIGLVYPDSCLVCDAEEPPDGALRHGLCSECRRAIVSDPFPACPWCAQTVGPHADISKGCGECRGAGFAFDSAVRLGPYEGKLRDAILRMKLLSGEGLADRLGRVLVEERGTAHALAEIDTVVPVPLHWWRKWTRGYNQSEALAREIASSLGRSYEPRVLRRARFTTQHAQPTRSARLINMRDVFRVRSSARVAGKAVLLVDDVMTTGSTASVAAKALRDAGAERVVVAVLARR, encoded by the coding sequence ATGTTGCGGGCCACATCAGAACTCATTCGTCACGCAATTGGTCTAGTGTATCCGGATTCTTGTCTTGTTTGTGATGCTGAAGAACCACCCGACGGCGCGCTTCGGCACGGACTCTGCTCCGAATGTCGTCGCGCGATCGTGTCGGACCCGTTTCCGGCGTGCCCATGGTGTGCGCAAACGGTTGGTCCACACGCCGACATTTCTAAAGGCTGCGGTGAGTGCCGCGGCGCGGGCTTCGCGTTCGATTCCGCGGTGCGTCTCGGGCCGTATGAAGGGAAGCTGCGCGACGCGATACTGCGCATGAAGTTGCTCTCCGGAGAAGGACTCGCCGATCGTCTCGGTCGGGTGCTGGTTGAAGAGCGGGGCACTGCGCACGCGTTGGCCGAGATCGACACCGTTGTGCCAGTTCCGCTCCACTGGTGGCGCAAATGGACACGGGGTTACAACCAGTCGGAAGCTCTGGCGCGGGAAATCGCCAGTTCTCTCGGCCGGTCATACGAGCCACGCGTGCTGCGTCGGGCACGTTTTACGACACAGCACGCGCAACCGACACGTTCGGCACGGCTAATAAACATGAGGGACGTTTTCCGCGTGCGATCGAGCGCAAGAGTCGCCGGAAAAGCGGTACTGCTCGTGGATGATGTGATGACCACGGGCAGCACCGCGAGCGTGGCTGCAAAGGCGCTTCGCGACGCCGGTGCTGAGCGTGTCGTGGTCGCGGTCCTGGCCCGGCGGTAG
- a CDS encoding PSD1 and planctomycete cytochrome C domain-containing protein, producing MPTRLLLTFAAVVALTLPCRAAEKVDFARDIRPILSDKCFKCHGPGTQKAKLRLDDRDAAVKKGALTPGKHADSTLIERVLLDDSDTGRMPPPDTADRLTPEQIAKLKKWIDEGAEYRPHWAFVPPKRPDVPKAAPAANPIDAFVRARLAQDGLEPAPQADKSTLIRRVTLDLTGLLPTPKEVEDFLADKSSGAYETVVDRLLASPHYGERMARHWLDLARYADSNGYTIDGPRQIWAYRDWVIKALNSDMPFDQFTREQLAGDLLPGATLDQKVATGFHRNTAFNEEGGTDPEQFRVERTIDRANTTGAVWLGLTFGCAQCHDHKYDPLPAKDYYRLYAFFDSCDEPTIPIGGPADLEKRIAELQTKVATARLAGNDAETKKLLAEIKKVQGQVPTTLVMRERAKPRQTFVQVRGDFLRKGEEVQPGYPAAVGTTPAEKRLTRLDLAKWLTSADNPLTARVTVNRAWQTFFGRGLVETENDFGLQGSFPTHPELLDWLAVEFASPSGRWSFKRLHKLIVTSDTYKQSSAARPELAEKDPRNLLLGRQSRLRLEAEIIRDVSLSASALLNPKLGGPGVFPPQPRELFQFTQSNHAWAESKGPDRYRRGMYTYIWRQSQHPLLATFDAADAQVACTKRNRSNTPLQALHLANDPAFVEFAEALGKRIESSSPSDDAGKIAFAFAVCFARTPTDAEASRVRSYLDARRKADPKTAWAAVARVLMNLDEFITRE from the coding sequence ATGCCGACTCGTCTCCTCCTGACCTTTGCGGCCGTTGTCGCCCTCACGCTCCCATGCAGGGCGGCTGAGAAAGTGGACTTCGCGCGCGACATCCGCCCGATCCTGTCGGACAAGTGCTTCAAGTGTCACGGCCCCGGCACGCAAAAGGCCAAGCTGCGGCTTGACGACCGCGACGCGGCCGTCAAAAAGGGCGCACTTACACCCGGGAAGCACGCCGACAGCACACTGATCGAGCGCGTCCTGCTCGACGACAGCGACACGGGCCGGATGCCACCTCCTGACACTGCGGACCGGCTCACTCCCGAACAAATCGCGAAGCTCAAGAAGTGGATCGATGAGGGGGCCGAGTACCGGCCGCACTGGGCGTTCGTCCCTCCGAAACGCCCCGACGTTCCGAAGGCCGCGCCGGCCGCCAACCCGATCGACGCGTTCGTCCGCGCGCGGCTCGCCCAAGACGGGCTGGAGCCGGCGCCGCAGGCCGACAAATCGACGCTCATTCGCCGCGTCACGCTCGACCTCACGGGGTTGCTCCCGACCCCGAAGGAGGTTGAAGACTTCCTGGCGGATAAGTCGTCCGGCGCCTACGAGACGGTGGTGGACCGGTTGCTCGCCTCCCCGCACTACGGAGAGCGGATGGCGCGCCACTGGCTCGATCTGGCGCGCTACGCCGACAGCAACGGGTACACGATCGACGGCCCGCGGCAGATCTGGGCGTACCGCGACTGGGTCATTAAAGCCCTTAATTCCGACATGCCTTTCGACCAGTTCACGCGGGAGCAACTCGCCGGCGACCTGCTCCCGGGCGCGACACTGGACCAGAAGGTCGCGACCGGGTTCCACCGCAACACGGCGTTCAACGAGGAGGGCGGCACCGACCCCGAGCAGTTCCGGGTCGAGCGGACCATCGACCGCGCCAACACGACCGGTGCCGTGTGGCTGGGGCTCACGTTCGGGTGCGCCCAGTGCCACGACCACAAGTACGACCCGCTGCCTGCGAAGGACTACTACCGGCTGTACGCGTTCTTCGACAGTTGTGACGAGCCCACCATCCCGATCGGCGGGCCGGCGGACCTGGAAAAGCGGATCGCGGAGCTTCAAACGAAGGTCGCCACCGCCCGTCTAGCGGGCAACGACGCCGAAACCAAGAAGCTTTTGGCGGAGATCAAGAAGGTTCAGGGCCAGGTGCCCACGACGCTGGTGATGCGCGAGCGCGCGAAACCGCGGCAGACATTCGTGCAGGTCCGCGGCGATTTCCTCCGCAAGGGCGAGGAAGTTCAGCCGGGTTACCCCGCCGCCGTCGGAACCACGCCGGCCGAGAAGCGCCTGACCCGCCTCGATCTTGCCAAGTGGCTGACCAGTGCGGACAACCCGCTTACCGCGCGGGTGACGGTGAACCGCGCGTGGCAAACGTTCTTCGGACGGGGCCTGGTCGAAACGGAAAACGACTTCGGCCTCCAGGGCAGCTTCCCAACCCACCCCGAACTGCTCGACTGGCTCGCGGTCGAGTTCGCGTCGCCGTCGGGCCGGTGGAGTTTCAAGCGCCTGCACAAACTGATCGTGACATCGGACACCTATAAACAGTCGTCGGCGGCCCGGCCCGAGCTGGCCGAGAAGGACCCGCGTAACCTGCTCCTGGGCCGTCAGTCGCGGTTGCGGTTAGAAGCCGAGATCATCCGCGACGTGTCACTTTCGGCAAGCGCGCTGCTGAACCCGAAGCTCGGCGGCCCGGGCGTGTTCCCGCCGCAGCCGCGGGAGCTGTTCCAGTTCACGCAGAGCAACCACGCGTGGGCCGAGAGCAAAGGCCCGGACCGCTACCGACGCGGCATGTACACGTACATCTGGCGCCAGTCGCAGCACCCGCTGTTAGCCACGTTCGACGCGGCGGACGCGCAGGTGGCGTGTACGAAGCGGAACCGGAGCAACACGCCGCTTCAGGCGCTGCACCTGGCGAACGACCCGGCGTTCGTAGAGTTCGCCGAGGCGCTCGGGAAACGGATCGAGTCCTCAAGTCCGTCGGACGATGCCGGCAAGATCGCCTTCGCGTTCGCGGTGTGCTTCGCGCGCACACCGACCGACGCGGAGGCGAGCCGGGTTCGGTCGTACCTGGACGCCAGGCGCAAGGCCGACCCGAAAACGGCTTGGGCGGCGGTGGCCCGCGTGCTGATGAACCTGGACGAGTTCATCACGAGGGAGTGA
- a CDS encoding DUF1501 domain-containing protein, with product MTTHEIDDALTLARTRRHFFRDCGVGIGAMALGSLLARDSRAKERTDPLAPKKPHFPAKAKAVIFLFMAGAPSQLELFEPKPELNKLSGQKVPETFTKGKRFAFIKGDAKLLGTVRKFEKVGQCGMDVSELLTHHKGIVDELCWFRGMKTDVFNHGPAKCFVNTGSPQFGRPSMGAWLTYGLGSESDSLPGFVVLQSGPRGPRGGAALYGSGFLPSLYQGVPFLKGPSPILDLAPPPRVSNKDQGEFVEAVGDLNKLRHEATGDPEIQTRIAAYEMAYRMQTSAPELMDLAKEDKKTLAAYGAEPGKPSFAANCVLARRLVQRGVRFVQLYHTDWDHHGGSLDLTKPLENICKEIDQPCAALVRDLKRLGLLDSTIVVWGGEFGRTPMGETRETVGRDHHIDAYTMWVAGGGFKPGLLHGKTDEIGYNVVENEVHVHDLQATILNQMGLDHTKLTYRFQGRDFRLTDVHGKVVRDALV from the coding sequence ATGACCACCCACGAAATTGACGACGCCCTCACGCTGGCGCGTACCCGGCGGCACTTCTTCCGCGACTGCGGGGTCGGCATTGGCGCGATGGCCCTGGGCTCGCTCCTCGCGCGCGACTCGCGGGCGAAGGAGCGGACCGACCCGCTCGCGCCCAAAAAGCCACACTTCCCGGCGAAGGCGAAAGCAGTCATCTTCCTGTTCATGGCCGGAGCGCCGAGCCAGCTCGAGCTGTTCGAGCCGAAACCGGAGCTGAACAAACTGAGCGGCCAGAAGGTCCCCGAGACGTTCACCAAGGGCAAGCGGTTCGCGTTCATCAAGGGCGACGCGAAGCTGCTGGGGACGGTGCGGAAGTTCGAGAAGGTCGGGCAGTGCGGGATGGACGTATCCGAACTGCTGACCCACCACAAAGGGATCGTGGACGAACTGTGCTGGTTCCGCGGCATGAAAACGGACGTGTTCAACCACGGCCCCGCGAAGTGCTTTGTCAACACGGGCAGCCCGCAGTTCGGCCGCCCCAGTATGGGCGCCTGGCTCACCTACGGGTTGGGCAGCGAGAGCGACAGCCTGCCCGGGTTCGTGGTGCTGCAATCCGGCCCGCGCGGGCCGCGCGGCGGGGCGGCACTGTACGGCTCCGGCTTCCTGCCCAGCCTGTACCAGGGGGTGCCGTTCCTCAAAGGGCCGAGCCCGATCCTCGACCTCGCACCGCCGCCGCGGGTGAGCAACAAGGACCAGGGGGAGTTCGTTGAAGCCGTCGGCGACCTCAACAAACTCCGTCACGAGGCGACCGGCGATCCAGAAATTCAGACGCGCATCGCCGCCTACGAGATGGCCTACCGCATGCAGACCTCGGCCCCGGAGCTGATGGACCTCGCTAAGGAGGACAAGAAAACGCTCGCGGCGTACGGCGCGGAGCCGGGCAAGCCGAGTTTCGCGGCCAACTGTGTCCTCGCGCGGCGGCTCGTGCAGCGCGGCGTGCGGTTCGTGCAACTGTACCACACCGACTGGGACCACCACGGCGGCAGCCTGGACCTCACGAAGCCGCTGGAGAACATCTGCAAGGAGATCGACCAGCCCTGTGCCGCACTGGTCCGCGACCTGAAGCGGCTGGGACTACTCGACAGCACAATCGTGGTGTGGGGCGGCGAGTTCGGGCGCACACCGATGGGCGAAACGCGCGAGACCGTCGGCCGCGACCACCACATCGACGCCTACACGATGTGGGTCGCGGGCGGCGGGTTCAAACCGGGCCTCCTGCACGGCAAAACCGACGAGATCGGTTACAACGTGGTCGAGAACGAGGTTCACGTTCACGACCTGCAAGCCACGATCCTCAACCAGATGGGTCTGGACCACACGAAACTCACCTACCGGTTCCAGGGACGCGACTTTCGGCTCACCGACGTTCACGGCAAGGTCGTAAGAGACGCGCTGGTGTGA
- a CDS encoding rhomboid family intramembrane serine protease, translating to MGASGLSLNQPSPAELLKWGADFGPNTLNGEWWRALTCMFVHIGILHILMNMWVLSATGPLVERMLGNAGFLVAYLVSGLGGSLASLWLNPGVVSAGASGAVFGIYGALLGLLQRQRTSIPPAALTGLKNSGLGFLAYNVFFGLTQPNIDLAAHAGGFVTGFLCGLVLSRPFTPAGVAARPTRNFVTGFGGFVVITVGLTLLSVAPPKIVLIDRELERCEELDKRARQFIRTGHERLSRGDLDDKAFAETIERSLLPEWREARTRLAALRGTSSHDDAHLTLVLDYMQLCEEGWTLYAEAVRTGDDGKAQEAANKHKLADALVDKIRTH from the coding sequence ATGGGAGCCTCCGGGTTGAGTCTGAACCAGCCGAGTCCCGCTGAACTACTGAAGTGGGGAGCGGACTTCGGCCCCAACACGCTTAACGGCGAGTGGTGGCGGGCGCTAACGTGCATGTTCGTCCACATCGGCATCCTACACATCTTGATGAACATGTGGGTGCTCTCGGCCACCGGACCGTTGGTGGAACGGATGCTCGGGAACGCGGGGTTCTTGGTCGCCTACTTGGTTTCGGGGCTGGGCGGGAGCTTGGCCAGCCTGTGGCTTAACCCGGGTGTCGTCAGTGCCGGCGCTTCTGGCGCCGTGTTTGGCATTTACGGCGCGCTGCTCGGGTTGCTCCAGCGCCAGCGGACATCGATCCCGCCGGCCGCGCTGACCGGCTTAAAAAACAGCGGGCTCGGGTTCCTCGCGTACAACGTGTTCTTCGGGCTGACGCAACCGAACATCGATCTCGCCGCCCACGCGGGCGGATTCGTCACAGGTTTCTTGTGCGGGTTGGTGCTGAGCCGGCCGTTCACCCCCGCCGGGGTCGCAGCGCGGCCGACCCGAAACTTCGTGACCGGTTTCGGCGGCTTTGTCGTAATCACGGTCGGGTTAACCCTTCTCTCCGTGGCGCCGCCGAAAATCGTTCTGATCGACCGGGAACTTGAGCGCTGCGAAGAGCTGGACAAGCGCGCGAGGCAGTTCATTCGCACCGGTCACGAACGCCTGTCTCGTGGCGATCTCGACGACAAAGCCTTCGCTGAGACGATCGAACGCAGTCTGTTGCCCGAATGGCGGGAGGCCCGCACACGTTTGGCCGCCCTTCGCGGAACGTCATCTCACGACGACGCTCACCTCACCTTGGTCCTCGATTACATGCAGCTCTGCGAAGAGGGTTGGACGCTGTACGCCGAGGCCGTTCGCACCGGAGACGATGGCAAGGCACAGGAAGCGGCTAACAAGCACAAACTGGCGGACGCCCTGGTTGACAAAATCCGAACGCACTAA
- a CDS encoding DUF1501 domain-containing protein yields MLRVLGHPSAACDGLTRRDLLRAGSLAALVGGTAAVPTSAVTGSDASPGKRAPAKAVILIDLYGGPSHIDTFDMKPSAPPEIRGEFRPIQTVLPGVQVCEHLPLLAQRLNKLAVVRSVTHKYNSHNPYGVMTGFDGGQDQMDYFARPTNHPSVPSVCQYFGVGHSRDLPGYVMLPAFPGYSQGLRRAGPYGGYLGPKFDPVFSVADTFSGSDTSSNKDFYNPHVALTGEPRLPKISGELTLDALNGRRSLVQQLESKAAHFEAKGHDLRRDAAFELLLSPKAKTAFDLSKEPEKLRDRYGRDVFSQSLLLARRLIESGVTFVTVHTEAKPNGHWDTHNNNFNMLKHLLLPFLDRALSALIDDLTDRGLLESTLVVVTGDMGRTPKVNSAAGRDHWPQCGFCLFAGGGTKPGIVHGATDKIAAYPTDHPVSAGDLVSTVYHLVGVDPEGMVPDHTNRPIHISHGGKPIRGILA; encoded by the coding sequence ATGCTCCGGGTCCTCGGCCACCCTTCCGCCGCTTGTGACGGTCTGACGCGCCGCGACCTGCTGCGCGCCGGTTCGCTTGCCGCGCTGGTCGGCGGCACCGCCGCGGTTCCTACTTCCGCTGTGACAGGCTCGGACGCATCGCCCGGAAAAAGGGCGCCGGCGAAGGCCGTCATCCTCATCGACCTGTACGGCGGCCCGTCCCACATCGACACCTTTGATATGAAGCCCAGCGCGCCGCCGGAAATCCGCGGTGAGTTCCGGCCCATACAAACAGTGCTGCCTGGAGTGCAAGTGTGTGAGCACCTGCCGTTGCTCGCCCAGCGGCTCAACAAGCTCGCGGTCGTGCGCAGCGTCACACACAAGTACAACTCACACAACCCTTACGGAGTGATGACGGGGTTTGACGGCGGGCAGGACCAAATGGACTACTTCGCCAGGCCCACCAACCACCCGAGCGTTCCGAGCGTTTGCCAGTACTTCGGGGTCGGCCACAGCCGCGATCTGCCGGGGTACGTGATGCTGCCCGCGTTCCCCGGGTACAGCCAGGGGCTCCGCCGCGCCGGCCCCTACGGCGGCTACCTCGGACCCAAATTCGACCCGGTGTTCAGCGTCGCCGACACCTTTTCGGGCAGCGACACGTCCAGCAACAAGGACTTCTACAACCCGCACGTCGCGCTCACCGGCGAGCCACGGTTGCCCAAAATTAGCGGCGAGTTGACGCTCGACGCACTGAACGGCCGCCGCTCGCTCGTGCAGCAACTCGAATCGAAGGCCGCGCACTTCGAGGCAAAGGGGCACGACTTGCGGCGCGACGCCGCGTTCGAGCTGCTGCTGTCGCCGAAGGCGAAAACCGCATTCGACCTCTCGAAGGAGCCGGAAAAGTTGCGCGACCGTTATGGGCGCGACGTGTTCTCGCAGAGCCTGTTGCTGGCTCGGCGTCTTATCGAATCGGGCGTGACGTTCGTCACCGTTCACACCGAGGCCAAGCCGAACGGCCACTGGGACACGCACAACAACAACTTCAACATGCTGAAGCACCTGCTGCTGCCGTTCCTCGACCGCGCGCTGTCGGCCCTGATCGACGACCTTACCGATCGCGGGTTGCTCGAGAGCACACTCGTGGTCGTGACCGGCGACATGGGCCGCACCCCCAAGGTGAACAGCGCCGCCGGGCGCGACCACTGGCCGCAGTGCGGGTTCTGCCTGTTCGCGGGCGGCGGCACGAAGCCCGGTATCGTCCACGGCGCGACGGACAAAATCGCCGCCTACCCGACCGATCACCCGGTGAGCGCCGGTGACCTCGTGAGCACCGTCTATCACCTCGTCGGTGTCGACCCGGAGGGCATGGTCCCCGATCACACCAACCGCCCGATTCACATTTCCCACGGCGGCAAACCGATCCGCGGGATATTGGCCTGA